The Streptomyces sp. HUAS MG91 sequence ACCTTGATGACGGTGATGCGGGGGCCGCACAGGGCGGTCAGATCCTCGGGGTCTGAAGTCAGAACCGTCGCCGGGCCTGGGGCGGCGAGGGCGGTGGCGCCGAGCATGGCGTCGATGGCGTGTTTGTGACCGTGCAGGCCGGCGTTGGCGAGGAGGGTGCCGGCATGACGGGCGATGTGCTCGGTGATCGGTTCGATGACGAGGCGGGAGAGGGTCCACTCCAGGGCCGGGCGGTTGATCCGAGGGTGCACCACTTCCACAAGGATGGCCGCGGAAGTGATCACCCGTAGGTCATCGGCGCGAGCGAGAGCGAGCCAGCCGGTGACAGTGCGGTCGCGAAGGATGGCCTTGGCCAGCCCTTCGCTGTCGAGGACCAGAGTGCCGCCGGGGGTAGCTGCGGAGGAGCGGGTCACGCGGCGTTCGCCCCACCTTGCGTTTGCTGCTGGCGGGCCTGGTGGAGATGGTCACGTAGGGCCTGGACCTCTTCGTCCATGATGGGCCCGTGCTCGGCCTCGGCGACCTGAATGAGTTCGTTGAGATTGTCCCGCTCGATCTGGCGTGCGACGGCAGCGGCGACATAGGCCGACAGCCCCGATGGGCCGCTGCGGGCTTTGGCGGCTTCGGCGATGTCGCGGGGCATGGTGATTGAGTACTTGCCGGTAGGGTCACTCATGCTACCAATCCTACCTCTTATCCTCCTCGCGGTCGGTGGCTGGCGCAGATCGACCGCATGCCGGTGCACCAGGGATGCGCTGAGAGGAGCCTGGGTGGCGATATCGGCTGGCCCTAGAGCTAACTGGGTCGGCCGCTCAGCATTTCACGTAGTGCCGCCTTCATCTCTCGTTCGCTTTCTTTCAGTCCAATTCTGCGAAAGATTCGAATGGCTTCCTCGTAGTAGATCTTTGCTTGGTCAGTGTCTCCCGACATCCACTCCGCAGCCCCTAGCAAGCCGAGTGAATTAGCCTCGAAATGATGATTTGAGGTGCTCTGGAAAAATCGGAGTGCTCGATGTAGGGAGCCTCGCGCTTCCTTGATCTTTCCGGATTTTAGTTGTGTGTGAGCCAAGTTCATATGGTTGAGATGGATTCCCGCTTCATCCTGCACTTCTCTGTATGCGGTAAATGCCTTCTGGAAACACTCTTCGGATTTCTCTTGCTGGCCCAGCTGGCTAAGGGCTACCCCCAGCCCGGCGTGGGCAGATGCTTCCTGCCTCCGGTTTCCCGAGGCGCGATGGTATGGGAGGGATGCGCTGAGAGCTGCCGCTGCTGGGTGCAAGAGACCGGATTCGCGGTATGCGGAGCCAAGGTTGGTTAGAGATGCTCCGATATCGTTTGGGTCTCGATTCTCTCTTGACAGTTTCACGGCTTCGATCAAGATTGGGATAGCTGCTCTAGGGCTGATGTGCTGGCGAACCGCCGCGCCTAGGCTGACTGTTGCGTCGCATTGGCCATCCAGGAAGCCGATTCTTTCTGCAGTGGCGGCTGCCTTTTTGAGGGTTCGAATGGCCTCTTCCATCCTGCCCTGGGAGGTGAGGTTGATTCCGATGTTATTGAGAGCTCTAACCTGCCGTTCGGTGTCACGCTCTTTGCATGCCGCCTCGTAGGCGATTTGCGCCGACTGAAGGCCTTCGGTGACGCGCCCCCTAAGGTCGAGATAGAGGATGAGGTGCATCGAAATGGCGTAAGTCTGTTCGGTTAGATCGATGTCGCGAGCGGCCCGCGCTGAAGCCTGCAGATTTGCGCACTCTAGGTCAAGCCAGTTCAGGGCTTCGGTAGTCGACTGGAACTGTGGCGGATTCCCTTCAGGGGTGCCGCGCAGCGTGAGGTCTGCATTTAGTGAAGCCTGGCAATATACCTCGGTTAGGCGACTGAAGGCTTGTTGGCGATCACTGGCAGAGACCGTTGTTTCACATTGCTCAGCAGCGAATAGATAGACAAGATCATGCATCCGCCATCGCGAGGTGGCGGACCCGCGGGAGATGAGGCTGGCCTGACTGAGCCGGCGGAGGAGCGAGCGAGTCTGTGGGACAGATACTCCGAGGACTGCCGAGGCTGCCTGTTCCGACATCTCGCTGCCCGGATGGATGGAGAGTCGGCAAAAGGGATCCCTCATGGCACGGTCGAGGCGAGCGAGCGAGACCTGAAGGGCTGCCCTTACGGCGGTGTCCCCAAAGTGCAGGACATCGAGCCGGCTCTTCTCTTCACTCAGTTCTGCCAGTAGATCGTCGATCGTGAGGCCGACGTCGTCTTTCAGGATTGCTGCCGAGATGCTTAGCGCCAGCGGAAGATGGCCACACAGGGTGCACAGATCACGGATCGGGCCGGAGGTGTGGAGACGCTGATCCCCAGGCCCCAAGATCTGAGTGAGCAGGACGCCTGACTCCTCCGGGCTGAGACAGTCGAGGTTGATCGTCTCGATTCCTTCGAGCACTCCCAACCTGCTACGAGAGGTCAGTACCACGCCATGGGCCTCTGCCCTGGGGAGCAATTCGGCGACCTGAGAGAGCTCGGCTACGTTGTCGAACACCATCAACACCGGGTTGCCAGAGGCGTCGAGGGCGTCGAGCGTTCGGTGGTAGAGCGCAGCCTGGCCTTCTGTGGTGCGTGGGATCTCATTCCCTGCTACGCCGAGAACTGACAGGAGAGGTCCGTACGCGATTCCGGGGCTGGCCATGCGTGTGCGATGCGCCGAGAAACCGTGCATGTCTGTGACGATCACGCCGCCAGAGAACACTGCGGACACGTCGTGGTGCCTGACCACTTGGTCTACCAAGGATGTCTTGCCGACGCCGGCCATCCCTGAGACCAGGACTCGACCTCCCATGGTGGTCAGCATGTTCCTGATCGCCTGTTGCTCCTGCTCCCGGCCTACGAAGCGGGGCGAGGTGCTGGAGGTTTCTGTCAGTCGAGTGACGTGCAGTGATGCCTCTTCGATGCGTCTTTGTGAACGATCCTCAACGAACTTATGCGTCAGTGCCAGGAACGACTGGATGGTGTCCTCGTTCAGTTCCTGTTCCCGCGGCACGGTGATCCAGCTGGGCGCCTCCTCGGAGGACTCCAGGCACTCCGTGAGGTTCGCCCAGAACAGCTGCTTCGTTGCCAGGTCGAACACCACACCTAGGACGGACAGTAGGCCGTTCTTCCAGTCGTTCGCATGACCCTCGACAGGGATTGCGTAACTATGAGCCCGCTTGTACTTATTGCCGCTCTTCACCTGGATGGTGATCGCGACACCAGTTCGCTCACCGTCCTTGGTGAGCATGACGAAGAGGTCTTCCCCGTAGTCGTTGCCGCCGTCGATCTCTTGGACGATCTGATCGTGGTCTTCGAGGAGCGTGCGTAGAGCGTTTACCCCCGCCCGCTCGATCCTTCTGCTCTTGGTGACCCTTTCCGGCACCGCTTCCCCCAAGTCACTGGCCAGTCGGCAGCTTGATCTTCGGGGAGGCTATCGGTGGCCTTGCGTCCTAGGAGAGGCTTTCGGGGGGCGATCGCGCCTCACGCACCACTCACGCGTGACCCGTGACAGACAACCACGAAGGGCCGGACTCAGTGAGACTGAGTCCGGCCCTTCGTCTTCGGCACTTCAGCAGACCAGCGGTTTGATCACGCTGTCCGAGCTGGAGTGCCCCCGGCAGGATTCGAACCTGCGCACACGGCTCCGGAGGCCGTTGCTCTATCCCCTGAGCTACGGGGGCGTGCGCCGCGCGGTGCGTGGCGACGGGTAGAACACTACCAGCTCGCTCGGGGTCCTCATGAACAGGTTTTCCGAGGTCGCGGAACCGGGTGGGAGAGGGCGGGAGAGAGGGAGGGAGAGGCCAGTCGGTGGTGGGGGAGCGGGGGCCGGGGCGGGGTCCGTGTCCCCTGTACGGGGCGGAAGTGGGGAAAACCCGGACGCGGTGGCCGGTGCGGACCTACTCTCGAGTTGTGCCAGGCGCGTCCGGCCGGGTCCTTGTCGTGGACGACAACAAGGTGATCCGGCAGTTGATCAGGGTCAATCTCGAGCTGGAGGGCTTCGAGGTCGTGACCGCGGCCGATGGTGCCGAATGTCTGGAAGTCGTGCATCAGGTGCGGCCCGACATCGTCACCCTCGACGTGGTCATGCCGCGCCTCGACGGCCTGCGCACCGCCGCCCGGCTCCGCGCCGACGCCCGTACCAGCGACCTGCCCATCGTCATCGTGAGCGCCTGCACCCAGTACGAGGTGGAGAACGGGCTGGACGTCGGCGTCGACGCCTTCCTCGCCAAGCCCTTCGAGCCCGGTGAACTGGTGCGTGTGGTGGGCCAGTTGAGGGAGCGCGGGCGCGGCCGTGGCGGCGCCGGCCGGAGCGGCTCCGGTGAGGGCGGGGCAGGGGGCGACTCCGGGCCCCAGGGGAACAGCGGCGACGGTTCGGCAGGGCGCGCCACCCGTACCGCCGACGCCTGACCACCCCGGCGAGCCCGAGCCGCTGATACTCGCCCCCGGCACCGTCAGCCCGGCCCGGCCCAGTGCCCGCACCCCCAGCCACCGTCCGCATCCCGGACCATCCGCATAACCGACTCGCCTACCCACCCCCCTCCTCCCCTACGCTTGCCCTGTGACGCCCGCCGACCTCTCCCGTACCGTCCTGCGCGCCGTTCGTCGCGCGGTCGACGACGGTGAGTTCGGTGTGGTCGCCGAGGGGGCCGTGGAGCAGGCCGTCGCGCGGGTCGTCGTCGAGCGGCCGCGGGCCGGCGGCCGCGGGGACTACGCCACGAACGCCGCCCTGCAGATCGCGGGGCCCACCGGCCGCCCCCCGCGCCAGGTCGCCGAAGTGCTCTCCCGGCGGCTGACCGGCAGCCCGGGGATCGTGGCCGTCGACATCACCGGGCCCGGGTTCCTCAACCTCACGCTCGCCCCGGCGGCCGACCCGAGCCGGACGCTCGTCGCCGGCATCCGGCGCCAGGGCCTCGCCTACGGGCACGGCGACGCACTCCGCGGCCACCACATCGACCTGCGCGTCCCGCGCGAACTGCGCGCCGAGACCGTCGCCGACGCCGTCGCGCGCATCGCACGGAGCCAGGGCGCCGACGTACACATCGCCGACGAGCGCATCGCCGACGAGGGCCTCGCAGAGGCCGGCGGCCAGAGCGGCGTCACCCTGCGGCCCGTGCCGGTCGCCCGCCCCGACGAGCTGTTCGCGGTCCTCGGCCGCGACGCCGCCCACTGGGCCCTGCTCCTGCCCGCCGGGCACGACCACCCGCGCACCGCCACCGCCGAGGACCGCGCCGCCCTCCTCGCGCAGCGCGAGACGAACCCGCTCTTCCGCGTCCGGTACGCGCACTCCCGCACCCGGGCCCTCACCCGCAACGCCGCGGACCTCGGATTCGACGGCACCCCCGGCGAGACCCCCGGCCGCGACGACCTCCTCGCCGCGCTCGCCGAACACCCCCGCATCCTGCTCTCCGCCGCCCGGCACCACGCCCCCGACCGGCTGGCCCGGCACCTCGTCGGCGTCGCCGACGCGCTGCTGCCCGCCCTCGGTGACGTACTGCCCCTGGGCGGAGAGAAACCCTCGGCCGCCCACCGCGCCCGGCTCGCGCTCGCCGAAGCCGCCGGGACGGTGCTGGCCGGCGGCCTGTCCCTGCTCGGCATCGACGCCCCCGTACACGTATGAGCACCCCGAAGAGAGCGCAACCGAAGCCATGAGCCGTTCCGCACACCCCGCAGGCCCCCGGCACGCCGACGTCCTGCCCGAGGGGCACTACGCCGCCCCGCCCACCGACCTCAACGTCCTCGACCCCAAGGTCTGGTCGCGGACCGTGGCCCGCACCGCCGACGGCGGCACCACCGTCGGCGGTATCGAGGTCGCCCGGCTCGCCGAGGAGTTCGGTACCCCGGCCTACTTCCTCGACGAGTCCGACTTCCGCGCCCGCTGCGCCGCCTGGCGCGACGCCTTCGGGCCGGACGCCGACGTGTTCTACGCCGGGAAGGCGTTCCTGAGCCGGGCCGTCGTGCGGTGGCTGCACGAGGAAGGGCTGAACCTCGACGTCTGCTCCGGCGGGGAACTCGCCACCGCGCTCGCCGCCGGCATGCCCGCCGAGCGCATCGCCTTCCACGGCAACAACAAGACGGAGGAGGAGATCGAGCGCGCCGTCGCCGCCGGCGTCGGACGCATCGTCCTCGACTCCTTCCAGGAGATCGTCCGCGTCGCCCACATCGCCGACCGGCTCGGCAAGCGGCAGCGCGTGCAGATCCGGGTGACCGTCGGCGTCGAGGCGCACACCCACGAGTTCATCGCCACCGCGCACGAGGACCAGAAGTTCGGCATCGCGCTCGCGGGCGGGCAGGCGGCGGAAGCCGTGCGACGTGCGCTCAAGCTCGACGGTCTCGAGCTCATCGGCATCCACTCGCACATCGGGTCGCAGATCTTCGACATGGCCGGCTTCGAGGTCGCCGCGCGCCGCGTCGTCGGACTGCTCGCCGAGGTGCGCGACGAGCACGGCGTCGAGCTGCCCGAGATCGACCTCGGCGGCGGCCTCGGCATCGCGTACACCAGCGACGACGACCCCCGCGAGCCGCACGAGATCGCCAAGGCGCTCAACGAGATCGTGACCCGCGAGTGCGAGGCCGCCCAGCTGCGGACGCCGCGGATCTCCGTCGAGCCGGGGCGCGCCATCGTCGGCCCGACCGCCTTCACGCTCTACACCGTCGGCACCGTCAAGCCGCTCGACGGACTGCGGACGTACGTGTCCGTGGACGGCGGGATGTCCGACAACATCCGTACCGCGCTCTACGACGCCGAGTACACCGTCGCGCTCGTCTCCCGCCGCTCCGACGCCGAGCCCGTGCTCGTGCGCGTCGTCGGCAAGCACTGCGAGAGCGGCGACATCGTGGTGAAGGACGCCTTCCTGCCCGCGGACGTCGCGCCCGGCGACCTCATCGCCGTGCCGGCCACGGGCGCGTACTGCCGCTCCATGGCCAGCAACTACAACCACGCGCTCCGCCCGCCCGTCGTCGCCGTGCGCGACGGCGAGGCCCGGGTGATCGTGCGGCGCGAGACGGAGGAAGATCTCCTGCGTCTCGACGTCGGATAAATGAAATATCTGTCTCATCATCCGGACCGGGGGCAGAATCCCCGGTCCGGTAAGTGAGACTGGACCCACCGTAGGGATGTGGTGCGTAGTGCCATGTCGCAGTAGGAGAGGAAACGAGGTCGGATGATGCGTACGCGTCCGCTGAAGGTGGCGCTGCTGGGCTGTGGGGTCGTCGGCTCAGAGGTGGCGCGCATCATGACGACGCACGCCGACGACCTCGCCGCCCGCATCGGGGCCCCGGTCGAGCTCGCCGGCGTCGCCGTCCGCCGTCCCTCCAAGGTCCGCGAGGGGATCGACCCCGCCCTCGTGACCACGGACGCCACCGCGCTCGTCAAACGCGGCGACATCGACGTGGTCGTCGAAGTCATCGGAGGGATCGAGCCCGCCCGCACCCTCATCACCACCGCCTTCGAGCACGGCGCCTCCGTCGTCTCCGCCAACAAGGCGCTGCTCGCCCAGGACGGCGAGGCCCTGCACGCGGCCGCCGCCGAGCACGGGCGCGACCTGTACTACGAAGCCGCCGTCGCGGGCGCCATCCCGCTGATCCGGCCGCTGCGCGAGTCCCTCGCGGGCGACAAGGTCAACCGCGTCCTCGGGATCGTGAACGGCACGACGAACTTCATCCTCGACAAGATGGACTCGACCGGCGCCGGGTACCAGGAGGCGCTCGACGAGGCGACCGCCCTCGGGTACGCCGAGGCCGACCCGACCGCCGACGTCGAGGGCTTCGACGCCGCCGCCAAGGCCGCCATCCTCGCCGGGATCGCCTTCCACACGCGCGTACGTCTCGACGACGTGTACCGCGAGGGCATGACCGAGGTGACCGCCGCCGACTTCGCGTCCGCGAAGGAAATGGGCTGCACCATCAAGCTGCTCGCCATCTGCGAGCGGGCCGCCGACGGCCAGTCCGTCACCGCCCGCGTGCACCCGGCGATGATCCCGCTGAGCCACCCGCTGGCCTCCGTGCGCGGCGCGTACAACGCCGTGTTCGTCGAGGCCGACGCCGCGGGCCAGCTGATGTTCTACGGGCCCGGCGCCGGCGGCTCGCCGACCGCGTCCGCCGTCCTGGGCGACCTCGTCGCCGTCTGCCGCAACCGGCTGGGCGGCGCGACCGGACCCGGCGACTCCGCGTACACGCAGCTGCCCGTCTCCCCGATGGGCGACGTCGTGACGCGGTACCACATCAGCCTCGACGTGGCCGACAAGCCCGGCGTTCTCGCGCAGGTGGCGACGGTCTTCGCCGAGCACGGCGTCTCCATCGACACCGTGCGCCAGTCGGGGAAGGACGGCGAGGCCTCCCTCGTCGTCGTCACCCATCGCGCGGCGGACGCGGCCCTCACCGGGGTCGTGGACGCGCTGCGTCAGCTCGACACCGTGCGCGGTGTCGCCAGCATCATGCGTGTTGAAGGGGAGTAGCAGGGATGACCGGAATGACCCACCAGTGGCGCGGCATCATCGAGGAGTACCGGGACCGGCTCCCGGTGACCGACACCACGCCGGTCGTGACGCTGCGCGAGGGCGGCACGCCGCTCGTGCCCGCGCAGGTCCTCTCCGAGCGCCTCGGCTGCGAGGTCCACCTGAAGGTCGAGGGCGCCAACCCCACCGGCTCCTTCAAGGACCGCGGCATGACCATGGCCATCACCAAGGCCAAGGAGGAGGGCGCGCAGGCCGTCATCTGCGCCTCCACCGGCAATACGTCGGCCAGCGCGGCCGCGTACGCCGTGCGGGCGGGCATGGTCTGCGCCGTGCTCGTGCCCCGCGGCAAGATCGCGCTCGGCAAGATGGGCCAGGCGCTGGTCTACGGCTCGAAGATCCTCCAGGTCGACGGCAACTTCGACGACTGCCTGAACCTGGCCCGCAGCCTCTCCGAGAACTACCCGGTGGCGCTGGTCAACTCCGTCAACCCGTTCCGCATCGAGGGCCAGAAGACGGCCTCGTTCGAGATCGTGGACGCGCTCGGCGACGCGCCCGACATCCACGTCCTCCCGGTCGGCAACGCGGGCAACATCACGGCCTACTGGAAGGGCTACAAGGAGTACGCCGCCGACTCGGTGTCTTCGCGTACTCCTCGCATGTGGGGCTTCCAGGCCTCCGGCTCCGCGCCGATCGTGCGCGGCGAGGTCGTCAAGGACCCCTCGACGATCGCGACCGCAATCCGCATCGGGAACCCGGCGTCGTGGCAGCACGCGCTCGCCGCGCGTGACGAGTCCGGCGGTTTCATCGACGAGGTGACGGACCGTGAGATCCTGCGCGCCTACAAGCTGTTGGCGTCCCAGGAGGGTGTCTTCGTCGAGCCGGCGTCCGCCGCGTCCGTCGCCGGTCTGCTGAAGGCCGCCGAGCAGGGCAAGGTCGACAAGGGCCAGAAGATCGTCTGCACCGTGACGGGCAACGGCCTGAAGGACCCGGACTGGGCCGTCGCGGGCGCCCCGCAGCCGGTCACCGTCCCGGTCGACGCGGCCGCCGCCGCCGAGCGGCTCGGCCTCGCCTGAGTCCTCCTCCGGCGCTGACACACCGTCAACCGGACCTCTGCGCATACAGGGTGCACAGGGGGCTTACGACACGCATCGTGCGCCTCCTGTGCGCCCTATGTCGCCACAGAACCTTCCTTCGATAGGCTGTACCGAACCCGCCCACCGCATATGCAGCGGTGCCGCCGCCGTTCCGTCGTTTTCTCTTCTGATTCCGTCGTTCGCGGCCCGGGTGCCTCATAAAACATCGGAAGTCTCGGAAGTTCTCGAAACATCCCGCAGCTCAAGGAGAGTCATCGAGCGATGGCCGGTCCCGCGTTCCGCGCCGCCGCCGTCAGGGTGCGCGTCCCCGCCACCAGCGCCAATCTCGGCCCGGGCTTCGACAGCCTCGGCCTGTCGCTGGGGCTCTACGACGACGTGGTCGTCAGGGTCGCCGACTCCGGGCTGAACATCGACATCGCGGGTGAGGGCTCCGAGACCCTGCCGCGCGACGAGTCCCATCTGCTCGTACGGGCCCTGCGCACCGCCTTCGACGCGCTCGGCGGACAGCCGCGCGGCCTGGAGATCGTCTGCGCGAACCGCATCCCGCACGGCCGCGGCCTCGGCTCGTCCTCGGCCGCCATCGTCGCGGCCGTCGTCGCCGCGCGCGCCGTGACCATAGGCGGCGACACCCGGCTCGACGACGCCGCGCTGCTGGAACTCGCCACCGAGATCGAGGGCCACCCGGACAACGTGGCGCCCTGCCTGCTCGGCGGCTTCACCATCGCCTGGATGGAGAGCGGCGCGGGCCGGGCGATCCGCCTGGACGCCGCGGATTCCATCGTTCCGGTGGTTTTCGTCCCCGGGAAACCCGTCCTCACCGAGATGGCGCGAGGACTCCTGCCGCGCAGCGTCCCCCATGTGGACGCCGCGGCCAACGCGGGCCGGGCGGCCCTGCTCGTCGAGGCCCTCACCCGGCGCCCCGAGCTGCTGCTGCCGGCCACTGAAGACCGACTTCACCAGGAGTACCGCGCTCCGGCCATGCCGGAGAGCGCCGCCCTCGTGGAGCGGCTGCGGGCGGACGGTGTCCCCGCAGTGATCTCCGGGGCGGGGCCGACGGTCCTCGCCCTGGTGGAGGACGGCGCGGCCGACAAGGTCGCCCGGCTGGCCGGAGAGGGATGGGCGGCCAATCGCCTGGCCCTCGACGTCGACGGAGCGAGCGTGCTGCCGCTTGGCTCCTGACACACGGTTGCCGGATGAGAGAGGGGGAATGTTTGTTGGATCCGGTAGTGTTAACCTCAAACCTGCACCCGACCCCACCATGGCGAGGTGCTGTGTGTCCCCGTCCGGGACAACCATTCTTCCGGGAGCCTCCCCAGCAATTCATCGCGATGCCGTCGCCTGTCGACAGCTCGCGCTGAACGTTGCCGAGCTTGCTCCGGAACCGGCGTGACCGTTCCGCGTGACACGGAAATTCAGTGCACCCGCGGAATCCGGAATCGCTGCCACCAATGAATTCTTCCGCCTCTTCGGCGGACAACCGCCCCGGCACGGTCCGTACCGAGAGGACCACCGCCGGACAGCACAACCGGTCGCCGAGCCAGACAGGCCGACGTCCGCTCCAGGGAAGGACCCTTCGTGAGCGACACCACCGATCTGATGGGCGTGACTGCCGACAGCTCCGCTGCCGCGCCCGCAGCGTCTGCAGGGGACGCCTCTGCTACGCCTGCCCGGCGGCGCCGCG is a genomic window containing:
- a CDS encoding PIN domain-containing protein; translated protein: MTRSSAATPGGTLVLDSEGLAKAILRDRTVTGWLALARADDLRVITSAAILVEVVHPRINRPALEWTLSRLVIEPITEHIARHAGTLLANAGLHGHKHAIDAMLGATALAAPGPATVLTSDPEDLTALCGPRITVIKV
- a CDS encoding CopG family transcriptional regulator, whose amino-acid sequence is MSDPTGKYSITMPRDIAEAAKARSGPSGLSAYVAAAVARQIERDNLNELIQVAEAEHGPIMDEEVQALRDHLHQARQQQTQGGANAA
- a CDS encoding tetratricopeptide repeat protein — encoded protein: MPERVTKSRRIERAGVNALRTLLEDHDQIVQEIDGGNDYGEDLFVMLTKDGERTGVAITIQVKSGNKYKRAHSYAIPVEGHANDWKNGLLSVLGVVFDLATKQLFWANLTECLESSEEAPSWITVPREQELNEDTIQSFLALTHKFVEDRSQRRIEEASLHVTRLTETSSTSPRFVGREQEQQAIRNMLTTMGGRVLVSGMAGVGKTSLVDQVVRHHDVSAVFSGGVIVTDMHGFSAHRTRMASPGIAYGPLLSVLGVAGNEIPRTTEGQAALYHRTLDALDASGNPVLMVFDNVAELSQVAELLPRAEAHGVVLTSRSRLGVLEGIETINLDCLSPEESGVLLTQILGPGDQRLHTSGPIRDLCTLCGHLPLALSISAAILKDDVGLTIDDLLAELSEEKSRLDVLHFGDTAVRAALQVSLARLDRAMRDPFCRLSIHPGSEMSEQAASAVLGVSVPQTRSLLRRLSQASLISRGSATSRWRMHDLVYLFAAEQCETTVSASDRQQAFSRLTEVYCQASLNADLTLRGTPEGNPPQFQSTTEALNWLDLECANLQASARAARDIDLTEQTYAISMHLILYLDLRGRVTEGLQSAQIAYEAACKERDTERQVRALNNIGINLTSQGRMEEAIRTLKKAAATAERIGFLDGQCDATVSLGAAVRQHISPRAAIPILIEAVKLSRENRDPNDIGASLTNLGSAYRESGLLHPAAAALSASLPYHRASGNRRQEASAHAGLGVALSQLGQQEKSEECFQKAFTAYREVQDEAGIHLNHMNLAHTQLKSGKIKEARGSLHRALRFFQSTSNHHFEANSLGLLGAAEWMSGDTDQAKIYYEEAIRIFRRIGLKESEREMKAALREMLSGRPS
- a CDS encoding response regulator yields the protein MPGASGRVLVVDDNKVIRQLIRVNLELEGFEVVTAADGAECLEVVHQVRPDIVTLDVVMPRLDGLRTAARLRADARTSDLPIVIVSACTQYEVENGLDVGVDAFLAKPFEPGELVRVVGQLRERGRGRGGAGRSGSGEGGAGGDSGPQGNSGDGSAGRATRTADA
- the nrtL gene encoding ArgS-related anticodon-binding protein NrtL — its product is MTPADLSRTVLRAVRRAVDDGEFGVVAEGAVEQAVARVVVERPRAGGRGDYATNAALQIAGPTGRPPRQVAEVLSRRLTGSPGIVAVDITGPGFLNLTLAPAADPSRTLVAGIRRQGLAYGHGDALRGHHIDLRVPRELRAETVADAVARIARSQGADVHIADERIADEGLAEAGGQSGVTLRPVPVARPDELFAVLGRDAAHWALLLPAGHDHPRTATAEDRAALLAQRETNPLFRVRYAHSRTRALTRNAADLGFDGTPGETPGRDDLLAALAEHPRILLSAARHHAPDRLARHLVGVADALLPALGDVLPLGGEKPSAAHRARLALAEAAGTVLAGGLSLLGIDAPVHV
- the lysA gene encoding diaminopimelate decarboxylase encodes the protein MSRSAHPAGPRHADVLPEGHYAAPPTDLNVLDPKVWSRTVARTADGGTTVGGIEVARLAEEFGTPAYFLDESDFRARCAAWRDAFGPDADVFYAGKAFLSRAVVRWLHEEGLNLDVCSGGELATALAAGMPAERIAFHGNNKTEEEIERAVAAGVGRIVLDSFQEIVRVAHIADRLGKRQRVQIRVTVGVEAHTHEFIATAHEDQKFGIALAGGQAAEAVRRALKLDGLELIGIHSHIGSQIFDMAGFEVAARRVVGLLAEVRDEHGVELPEIDLGGGLGIAYTSDDDPREPHEIAKALNEIVTRECEAAQLRTPRISVEPGRAIVGPTAFTLYTVGTVKPLDGLRTYVSVDGGMSDNIRTALYDAEYTVALVSRRSDAEPVLVRVVGKHCESGDIVVKDAFLPADVAPGDLIAVPATGAYCRSMASNYNHALRPPVVAVRDGEARVIVRRETEEDLLRLDVG
- a CDS encoding homoserine dehydrogenase produces the protein MMRTRPLKVALLGCGVVGSEVARIMTTHADDLAARIGAPVELAGVAVRRPSKVREGIDPALVTTDATALVKRGDIDVVVEVIGGIEPARTLITTAFEHGASVVSANKALLAQDGEALHAAAAEHGRDLYYEAAVAGAIPLIRPLRESLAGDKVNRVLGIVNGTTNFILDKMDSTGAGYQEALDEATALGYAEADPTADVEGFDAAAKAAILAGIAFHTRVRLDDVYREGMTEVTAADFASAKEMGCTIKLLAICERAADGQSVTARVHPAMIPLSHPLASVRGAYNAVFVEADAAGQLMFYGPGAGGSPTASAVLGDLVAVCRNRLGGATGPGDSAYTQLPVSPMGDVVTRYHISLDVADKPGVLAQVATVFAEHGVSIDTVRQSGKDGEASLVVVTHRAADAALTGVVDALRQLDTVRGVASIMRVEGE
- the thrC gene encoding threonine synthase translates to MTHQWRGIIEEYRDRLPVTDTTPVVTLREGGTPLVPAQVLSERLGCEVHLKVEGANPTGSFKDRGMTMAITKAKEEGAQAVICASTGNTSASAAAYAVRAGMVCAVLVPRGKIALGKMGQALVYGSKILQVDGNFDDCLNLARSLSENYPVALVNSVNPFRIEGQKTASFEIVDALGDAPDIHVLPVGNAGNITAYWKGYKEYAADSVSSRTPRMWGFQASGSAPIVRGEVVKDPSTIATAIRIGNPASWQHALAARDESGGFIDEVTDREILRAYKLLASQEGVFVEPASAASVAGLLKAAEQGKVDKGQKIVCTVTGNGLKDPDWAVAGAPQPVTVPVDAAAAAERLGLA
- the thrB gene encoding homoserine kinase; its protein translation is MAGPAFRAAAVRVRVPATSANLGPGFDSLGLSLGLYDDVVVRVADSGLNIDIAGEGSETLPRDESHLLVRALRTAFDALGGQPRGLEIVCANRIPHGRGLGSSSAAIVAAVVAARAVTIGGDTRLDDAALLELATEIEGHPDNVAPCLLGGFTIAWMESGAGRAIRLDAADSIVPVVFVPGKPVLTEMARGLLPRSVPHVDAAANAGRAALLVEALTRRPELLLPATEDRLHQEYRAPAMPESAALVERLRADGVPAVISGAGPTVLALVEDGAADKVARLAGEGWAANRLALDVDGASVLPLGS